In the genome of Corallococcus soli, one region contains:
- the rplD gene encoding 50S ribosomal protein L4, translated as MAKFDVVDLDLKKVSEIELSDDIFGAEQNSHLFYEVAKMQQINRRRGTVGVKNTSLVSGGGKKPWKQKGTGRARQGSIRASHWVGGGKAMAPKARDYFYRPPRKVRRGALRAVLSLRAKEKQLIILDGFKLDAPKSKQAFEVLTRRLKLQNALVIDERGNTNLHRSVRNLAKFDVLPPEGFNLESVLKHSHLVLTSAAAKALEGSLS; from the coding sequence ATGGCGAAGTTTGACGTAGTCGACCTGGATTTGAAGAAGGTTTCGGAGATCGAACTCTCCGACGACATCTTTGGTGCCGAGCAGAACAGCCACCTGTTCTACGAGGTGGCGAAGATGCAGCAGATCAACCGGCGCCGGGGTACGGTCGGGGTGAAGAACACCTCGCTCGTCAGCGGCGGCGGCAAGAAGCCCTGGAAGCAGAAGGGCACCGGCCGGGCCCGTCAGGGTTCCATCCGCGCTTCCCACTGGGTGGGCGGCGGCAAGGCGATGGCCCCCAAGGCGCGTGACTACTTCTACCGTCCGCCGCGCAAGGTTCGTCGGGGGGCGCTGCGCGCCGTCCTGTCCCTGCGCGCCAAGGAGAAGCAGCTCATCATTCTGGACGGTTTCAAGCTGGATGCCCCGAAGTCCAAGCAGGCCTTCGAGGTCCTCACCCGCCGGCTGAAGCTCCAGAACGCGCTGGTCATCGACGAGCGCGGCAACACCAACCTGCACCGCAGCGTGCGCAACCTGGCGAAGTTCGACGTGCTGCCGCCCGAGGGGTTCAACCTCGAGTCCGTGCTCAAGCACTCGCACCTCGTCCTGACTTCCGCGGCCGCGAAGGCGCTTGAGGGGTCCCTGTCATGA
- a CDS encoding 50S ribosomal protein L23, with protein sequence MNLNDVIKGPLITEKLDKAREKFRQYSFIVDRKATKHDVSRAVQALFKVTVEGVNTNIVRGKTKRVGKSIGQRPNFKKAVVTLKEGDKIELFEGGAV encoded by the coding sequence ATGAATCTGAACGACGTCATCAAGGGTCCGCTCATCACGGAGAAGCTGGACAAGGCCCGCGAGAAGTTCCGCCAGTACTCGTTCATCGTGGACCGCAAGGCCACGAAGCACGATGTGTCCCGCGCGGTGCAGGCCCTGTTCAAGGTCACGGTCGAGGGTGTCAACACCAACATCGTGCGCGGCAAGACGAAGCGGGTGGGCAAGAGCATCGGCCAGCGCCCCAACTTCAAGAAGGCGGTCGTCACCCTCAAGGAAGGTGACAAGATCGAACTCTTCGAAGGGGGGGCGGTCTGA
- the rplB gene encoding 50S ribosomal protein L2, whose protein sequence is MGIKKYKPTSAARRLMTVSDFADITKDSPEKALTEPLKRSGGRNVHGHITRRHQGGGHKRRYRTIDFKRRDKDGVPAKVVAVEYDPNRTANIALLHYADGEKRYILAPVGLSVGDTVFAGASSDIRPGNSLPLQNIPVGTVIHNVELKPGRGAQVIRSAGTSGQLMAKEERYAQVRMPSGAVRKVLIECRATVGQVGNIEHEIIRIGKAGKSRWLGIRPTVRGLAMNPVDHPHGGGEGKSGQGNPHPVSPWGKKTKGLTTRTNKRTDKFIVSGRRQGARSQ, encoded by the coding sequence ATGGGCATCAAGAAGTACAAGCCGACCAGCGCCGCCCGCCGTCTGATGACGGTGTCCGACTTCGCGGACATCACTAAGGACTCGCCCGAGAAGGCCCTCACCGAGCCGCTGAAGCGCTCGGGTGGCCGCAACGTTCACGGGCACATCACCCGTCGTCACCAGGGTGGCGGTCACAAGCGTCGTTACCGCACCATCGACTTCAAGCGCCGGGACAAGGACGGCGTGCCGGCCAAGGTCGTCGCTGTCGAGTACGACCCGAACCGCACCGCGAACATCGCCCTCCTGCACTACGCGGACGGCGAGAAGCGCTACATCCTGGCCCCCGTCGGCCTGAGCGTGGGCGACACCGTCTTCGCCGGCGCCTCCTCCGACATCCGGCCTGGCAACAGCCTCCCGCTGCAGAACATCCCGGTGGGCACGGTCATCCACAACGTGGAGCTGAAGCCGGGCCGTGGCGCCCAGGTCATCCGCTCCGCGGGCACTTCCGGCCAGCTCATGGCGAAGGAAGAGCGCTACGCCCAGGTCCGCATGCCGTCGGGCGCCGTGCGCAAGGTGCTCATCGAGTGCCGTGCCACCGTGGGCCAGGTGGGCAACATCGAGCACGAAATCATTCGCATCGGCAAGGCGGGTAAGAGCCGCTGGCTGGGCATCCGTCCCACCGTCCGCGGTCTGGCGATGAACCCCGTTGACCACCCGCACGGTGGCGGCGAGGGCAAGTCCGGCCAGGGTAATCCGCACCCGGTGTCTCCGTGGGGCAAGAAGACCAAGGGCCTCACCACGCGCACCAA